TCCATGGTTTCGACTTCCGAAACCGTTTCGTTGTCGGCGTCTTTTTTCTGTTGCTTGCAGGAAGTGATCGCCAAAGCCAAGAACATGATTGTAGCAAATACTTTTGATGTGTTCATTTTCATTTTTTTAGTTTTTAGTGTTTATCAATTATTTTTTAAGATTAATCTTCGTATAGGTTTTCCAAATTCCAAATCGATTCGGTGCCCTTGTTGGTAATCGTAAGATTGCCAAGTTGCGTGACGCTGGTATCCACGGCGTTCAAAACACATCGAATATGGGTGATACGGCTAAATTTGATACTGTTCGAAGGTGTGATCGTAATGATGACATCACCACTGGCGATGGTCAGAGTTTTATCGTTCTTTTCCCATAACGCGCATCCTAGATGCCGCATTTCTTGAGCAATACGTTCGTAGTCTTTTGGTGTACAGGTCATTTCGATGGATCGTATGCCCTGAAAAAGCTGTTTCTTGCTGTATGAATTTTTTAAAAATTCCTCTCGAGAGTATTCATGATGTTCCGTTTGGTGTAGACTATCCAAAAAAGCGGGATTGTAGAATGCGTACCAAGTTTGCAACGCGGTGCCTTCACTGGGGGTATAAAATGCCTTGAACCAAGTTGCGCTATTTTTTCCAAATGGCATATGCACTGTTTCAGACATACTGAGATAAGGGGTGCCGGGCCGCTTCAATTTGGGCGTAACACCCAAATGAAAATACTCTCCTTTATTGCGTAGTGAAAAACCGATACCACTTTTGCCAATGGGCTCACCGTACGTGTTCTGCGGACCCAATATTTCAATGTAATGTTTATGTCCTCGTAAATAA
This portion of the Flagellimonas lutaonensis genome encodes:
- a CDS encoding DUF5829 family protein; amino-acid sequence: MLLICCQRKASKKYDPSQIDRERIDMVFGHDVSKVLLDHLYIVVDSLTYARLTTNRNFKNNYASLDIGLPDFKPLNGTTSTCYLRGHKHYIEILGPQNTYGEPIGKSGIGFSLRNKGEYFHLGVTPKLKRPGTPYLSMSETVHMPFGKNSATWFKAFYTPSEGTALQTWYAFYNPAFLDSLHQTEHHEYSREEFLKNSYSKKQLFQGIRSIEMTCTPKDYERIAQEMRHLGCALWEKNDKTLTIASGDVIITITPSNSIKFSRITHIRCVLNAVDTSVTQLGNLTITNKGTESIWNLENLYED